A window from Streptomyces sp. NBC_00271 encodes these proteins:
- a CDS encoding TetR/AcrR family transcriptional regulator: MARDTGRPLRADAQRNREKILDAAVRVFTEEGLDAHFERIAKEAGVGTGTLYRNFPTREALIEAAYRNEVARLCEAVPGLLATMPPREALRAWTRRFIDYATAKLGMAEALRAVVASGTNPYAESHELIQAALTSLMNAGTAAGAIRTDISPTDMFAALAGIALTSAGPAQREQAERLLDLTLDGLRPTPPQEPDH, from the coding sequence ATGGCCCGCGATACGGGACGTCCACTGAGGGCTGACGCACAGCGCAACCGGGAGAAGATCCTGGACGCCGCGGTACGTGTGTTCACCGAGGAGGGGCTGGACGCGCACTTCGAGCGCATCGCCAAGGAAGCGGGCGTGGGCACCGGCACCCTCTACCGCAACTTCCCGACCCGGGAGGCCCTGATCGAGGCCGCGTACCGCAACGAGGTGGCCCGGCTGTGCGAGGCCGTCCCCGGGCTCCTGGCGACGATGCCGCCCCGCGAGGCCCTACGCGCCTGGACGCGTCGCTTCATCGACTACGCCACCGCCAAACTCGGCATGGCCGAGGCCCTACGAGCCGTCGTCGCCTCGGGAACCAACCCCTACGCCGAGAGCCACGAGCTGATTCAGGCCGCCCTCACCTCCCTCATGAACGCCGGCACCGCCGCCGGCGCGATCCGCACCGACATCAGCCCGACCGACATGTTCGCCGCCCTCGCCGGCATCGCCCTCACCTCGGCCGGCCCCGCCCAACGCGAACAGGCGGAACGCCTCCTCGACCTCACCCTGGACGGCCTGCGCCCGACGCCACCGCAGGAGCCCGACCACTGA
- a CDS encoding SDR family oxidoreductase, which produces MSGIEGKVVAITGAGSGIGEATALLLAERGARVVLGARRAERLEALAARIEKAGGEAAWVPTDVTRREDLSGLVRLARERYGKLDVLVSNAGVGLISPLDDLRVEDWEEMIDVNLKGVLYGIAEALPVFREQGFGHFVNIVSTAGLRVTPLQSVYAATKNAVRTLSEGLRQEAGEGLRVTVVSPGFVRTDFADRMDAEVKVQIVEKMDSIAIPPAAVARAVAFAVEQPDGVDVGDIVVRPTAQD; this is translated from the coding sequence ATGTCGGGAATCGAAGGCAAGGTAGTGGCGATCACAGGTGCCGGCAGCGGCATCGGTGAGGCGACCGCGCTCCTGCTCGCCGAACGCGGCGCCCGGGTCGTCCTCGGGGCGCGCCGTGCGGAGCGTCTCGAGGCCCTGGCCGCCCGGATCGAAAAGGCGGGCGGTGAAGCCGCCTGGGTCCCTACGGACGTGACGCGGCGCGAGGATCTGTCCGGCCTCGTACGGCTGGCCCGCGAGCGGTACGGCAAGCTCGACGTCCTCGTCAGCAACGCCGGAGTCGGTCTGATCTCCCCCCTGGACGACCTCCGTGTCGAGGACTGGGAGGAGATGATCGACGTCAACCTCAAGGGCGTGCTGTACGGGATCGCCGAAGCTCTGCCGGTCTTCCGGGAGCAGGGCTTCGGGCACTTCGTCAACATCGTGTCCACCGCCGGACTGCGCGTCACTCCGCTCCAGTCGGTGTACGCCGCCACGAAGAACGCCGTCCGTACCCTTTCCGAGGGCCTGCGCCAGGAGGCCGGCGAGGGCCTGCGCGTCACCGTCGTCTCGCCGGGGTTCGTCCGTACGGACTTCGCCGACCGTATGGATGCCGAGGTGAAGGTCCAGATCGTCGAAAAGATGGACAGCATCGCGATCCCGCCGGCCGCGGTGGCCCGCGCCGTCGCCTTCGCCGTCGAGCAGCCGGACGGTGTCGACGTGGGTGACATCGTGGTGCGTCCCACCGCGCAGGACTGA
- a CDS encoding cytochrome P450: MAETLTGTASGAAEEIPEFVPPRAAACPFAPPPVLAEIREEKPISKVRIWDGSTPWLITCHEDLRAVLGDPRVSVDDKRPGFPFPKKAMAENAHHHPDTLFNTDAPVHTRLRRMLTSSFTAKRMAALRPAIQKVTDEHIDAMLAGPKPADLVQALGLPIPTLMICELLGVPYEDHEFFQHHATVAVSQTSSAEQDRESSVALGEYLARQIHAKTDNPAEDTLSDLAALVKAGELTMGEASLMAVILLIAGHETSANMIALGTLALLEHTEQLALLRETDDPKVVAGAVEELLRYLTIAHTGQRRIALEDIEIGGEVIRGGDGIIVSLPAANWDPEAFPEPDRLDLLRDARQHNAFAFGVHQCLGQQLARVELQVVYGTLYRHVPTLRLATTLEEIDFKEDAMAYGVAALPVTW; encoded by the coding sequence ATGGCTGAGACACTGACCGGAACCGCGAGCGGCGCCGCCGAAGAGATCCCCGAGTTCGTGCCGCCCAGGGCGGCCGCCTGTCCGTTCGCGCCGCCGCCGGTCCTCGCGGAGATCCGCGAGGAGAAGCCGATCAGCAAGGTGCGGATCTGGGACGGCAGCACCCCCTGGCTCATCACCTGCCACGAGGACCTGCGGGCCGTCCTCGGTGACCCCCGCGTCAGCGTCGACGACAAGCGGCCCGGCTTTCCGTTCCCGAAGAAGGCCATGGCGGAGAACGCGCACCACCACCCCGACACGCTCTTCAACACGGACGCCCCCGTCCACACCCGGCTCCGCCGGATGCTGACCTCCTCCTTCACCGCCAAGCGGATGGCGGCCCTGCGCCCCGCCATCCAGAAGGTCACCGACGAGCACATCGACGCGATGCTGGCCGGGCCGAAGCCGGCCGACCTGGTCCAGGCGCTGGGTCTGCCCATTCCCACGCTGATGATCTGCGAACTGCTCGGAGTCCCTTACGAGGACCACGAGTTCTTCCAGCACCACGCCACCGTCGCGGTCAGCCAGACGTCATCGGCCGAGCAGGACCGCGAGTCGAGTGTCGCGCTCGGCGAGTACCTGGCCCGGCAGATCCACGCCAAGACGGACAACCCCGCCGAGGACACGCTGTCCGACCTCGCGGCCCTGGTCAAGGCCGGTGAACTGACCATGGGGGAGGCGTCCCTCATGGCCGTCATCCTGCTCATCGCCGGGCACGAGACCAGCGCGAACATGATCGCGCTGGGCACCCTCGCGCTGCTGGAGCACACGGAGCAGCTCGCCCTGCTGCGCGAGACGGACGATCCCAAGGTCGTGGCCGGAGCGGTCGAGGAACTGCTGCGCTACCTGACCATCGCGCACACCGGCCAGCGCCGGATCGCCCTGGAGGACATCGAGATCGGCGGCGAGGTCATCCGCGGCGGGGACGGAATCATCGTCTCCCTCCCCGCCGCCAACTGGGACCCGGAGGCCTTCCCCGAGCCCGACCGCCTCGATCTGCTCCGCGACGCCCGCCAGCACAACGCGTTCGCCTTCGGCGTCCACCAGTGCCTGGGCCAGCAACTCGCCCGCGTGGAACTCCAGGTCGTCTACGGCACGCTCTACCGGCACGTGCCCACGCTGCGACTGGCCACCACGCTGGAGGAGATCGACTTCAAGGAGGACGCGATGGCGTACGGCGTCGCCGCGCTGCCGGTCACCTGGTAG
- the rpmG gene encoding 50S ribosomal protein L33, producing MARNSARPVVTLRSTAGTGVTYVTRKNRGNDPDRLVLRKYDPVVGEHVPFREER from the coding sequence ATGGCACGCAACAGCGCGCGACCCGTCGTCACGCTGAGGTCGACAGCCGGGACCGGCGTCACCTACGTGACGCGGAAGAACCGCGGAAACGACCCCGACCGGCTCGTCCTGCGCAAGTACGACCCGGTGGTCGGTGAGCACGTCCCGTTCCGGGAGGAGCGCTGA
- a CDS encoding type B 50S ribosomal protein L31, with translation MKPRIHPESRPVVFRDRAAETAFLTRSTAHSSKTIEWEDGSTYPLIDVEISSASHPFYTGTSRVLDTAGRVERFERRYGRTASSRH, from the coding sequence ATGAAGCCCCGCATCCACCCCGAATCCCGCCCCGTCGTCTTCCGTGACCGGGCCGCGGAGACCGCGTTTCTGACCCGTTCGACCGCGCACTCGTCGAAGACGATCGAGTGGGAGGACGGGAGCACCTACCCGCTGATCGACGTCGAGATCTCGTCGGCGAGCCATCCGTTCTACACCGGGACCTCGCGGGTCCTGGACACCGCAGGCCGCGTGGAGCGCTTCGAGCGTCGTTACGGCCGTACGGCCTCGTCGCGGCACTGA
- the ykgO gene encoding type B 50S ribosomal protein L36 — translation MKVRKSLRSMKSKPGAQVVRRRGVVFVVNKKNPRFKARQG, via the coding sequence ATGAAGGTGCGCAAGTCCTTGCGTTCCATGAAGTCCAAGCCGGGGGCCCAGGTGGTCCGTCGACGGGGCGTGGTCTTCGTCGTCAACAAGAAGAACCCGCGCTTCAAGGCCCGCCAGGGCTGA
- a CDS encoding sensor histidine kinase, producing MNAGRSWWARIPDPAVDAVVVAVAAVDVLINLGDSSRLATAATAVACAALTLRRRFPLTVFLFTLPASLMVDIVFAPFAALFTLAERSRDRRLLVAAAFLFAAASAVPWPLGNVGSHERAWTLIYFFYTLATAAAPVLLGQLVQARRDLADRLTEIEKAREHERLLHSQAVLARERAQLAREMHDVVSHQVSLIAVQAGALQVAAKDPQFKEGARTIRSLSVDTLDELRHMVALLRASGGRVGELTPQPTLADLHKLVSTSGIEATLTGELPSAIATPAQRAVYRTVQESLTNVRKHAPGAAATVHLWHSDDRFGVTVTNNAPTRPSLPLPGSQQGLVGLRERSELLGGAFESGPTPDGGYRVTLRIPTDAD from the coding sequence ATGAACGCGGGCAGGTCGTGGTGGGCGCGGATCCCGGATCCGGCCGTCGATGCCGTGGTCGTCGCCGTGGCCGCCGTGGACGTCCTGATCAACCTGGGGGACTCGAGCCGCCTCGCGACGGCGGCGACAGCCGTCGCCTGTGCCGCGCTCACCCTGCGTCGCCGTTTTCCGCTCACGGTGTTCCTGTTCACGCTCCCGGCCAGCCTGATGGTGGACATCGTCTTCGCACCGTTCGCCGCCCTGTTCACCCTCGCCGAGCGCTCCCGCGACCGTCGGCTCCTGGTCGCGGCCGCCTTTCTGTTCGCGGCCGCCTCCGCCGTGCCCTGGCCCCTGGGCAACGTCGGCTCACATGAACGCGCCTGGACGCTGATCTACTTCTTCTACACCCTGGCCACGGCCGCCGCCCCCGTGCTGCTCGGCCAACTCGTCCAGGCCCGGCGGGACTTGGCCGACCGGCTCACAGAGATCGAGAAGGCCCGCGAACACGAACGGCTGCTGCACTCCCAGGCCGTCCTGGCCCGGGAGCGCGCCCAGCTGGCCCGCGAGATGCACGACGTCGTCTCCCACCAGGTCAGCCTGATCGCCGTACAGGCGGGTGCCCTTCAGGTCGCCGCCAAGGATCCGCAGTTCAAGGAGGGCGCCCGCACCATCCGTTCGCTGAGCGTCGACACGCTCGACGAACTGCGCCACATGGTCGCGCTGTTGCGGGCCTCCGGGGGCCGCGTCGGCGAACTCACCCCGCAGCCCACACTCGCCGACCTGCACAAGCTCGTGTCGACCAGCGGCATCGAGGCGACCCTGACGGGTGAACTCCCCTCCGCCATCGCCACCCCCGCGCAACGCGCCGTCTACCGCACCGTGCAGGAGTCCCTGACCAACGTGCGCAAACACGCGCCCGGCGCGGCCGCCACCGTCCACCTGTGGCACTCCGACGACCGCTTCGGCGTCACGGTGACCAACAATGCCCCCACCCGCCCCTCCCTGCCCCTGCCCGGCTCCCAGCAGGGCCTCGTCGGCCTCCGGGAGCGCTCCGAACTCCTGGGCGGGGCCTTCGAGTCCGGGCCCACCCCCGACGGCGGCTACCGCGTGACGCTCCGCATCCCGACGGACGCGGACTGA
- a CDS encoding response regulator — MIRVVVVDDEALVRSGFELILGAADDIEVVATTTGAEAVDAVRREAPDVVLLDIRMPDVDGLTVLRHLRALPDAPVVAMLTTFDADEYILTALRSGAAGFLLKDTEPDQLAQLVRTLCAGGVVMSPKASRAVWQSHPGATAADDEEAARVGRLTEREREVLVLIAEGLSNADIGSRVHLSAGTVKDHVSAILTKLRVNSRVRAALLAQRAGLLDGRNGSEDRR; from the coding sequence GTGATCCGGGTAGTGGTGGTGGACGACGAGGCCCTGGTGCGGTCCGGCTTCGAGCTCATCCTCGGCGCGGCCGACGACATCGAGGTCGTCGCGACCACGACGGGCGCGGAGGCGGTGGACGCGGTACGGCGGGAGGCACCGGACGTCGTACTGCTGGACATCCGGATGCCGGACGTCGACGGTCTGACCGTACTGCGGCACCTGCGGGCGCTGCCGGACGCGCCCGTGGTGGCGATGCTGACGACGTTCGACGCCGACGAGTACATCCTCACCGCGCTGCGCTCGGGGGCGGCCGGCTTTCTGCTCAAGGACACCGAGCCGGACCAACTCGCGCAACTGGTAAGGACCTTGTGCGCGGGCGGTGTCGTGATGTCACCGAAGGCGTCCCGTGCCGTGTGGCAGAGCCACCCGGGCGCGACCGCCGCGGACGACGAGGAGGCCGCCCGTGTCGGACGGCTCACCGAGCGGGAGCGCGAAGTGCTGGTGCTCATCGCCGAGGGGCTGTCCAACGCCGACATCGGCAGCCGCGTCCACCTCAGCGCGGGCACCGTCAAGGACCATGTCAGCGCGATCCTGACCAAGCTGCGCGTGAACAGCCGGGTGCGGGCCGCGCTGCTCGCCCAGCGAGCGGGCCTGCTGGACGGCCGGAACGGGTCGGAGGACCGGCGATGA
- a CDS encoding DUF418 domain-containing protein, translating into MTQNAHDTALLAPPRSEASVTTQLPELRPSVGRLIGVDLARGLAVFGMYAAHVGPDPSEGGSTGFFMELAHGRASALFAFLAGFSIVLITGRRTPKTGRAGRQAVAKVVIRALILLVLGTALTLTGTPVEVILAFYGLYFLLVLPLYRLGARPLAVIAVSGALILPQILYVVQQALNPGGGDGGGPGGIWAWPTDADGIVSLLFTGGYPALAWIPFVVAGMAVARLDLASAVVRTRLAITGVSLAVLGYGGSFLALHLVPGAASALRVSGWGEGGSVMSAWWSDTAGYPTGTTPAWLLAASPHSETTLSVVANTGVAIAVLAACLAATDALPRFRRLAAPVIAVGTMSLTAYVFHIVAIRALGIEELPGSPLHVLLGFLVSVTVFASLWSRHFARGPLEWLLGRATRIAERVR; encoded by the coding sequence ATGACGCAGAACGCACATGACACGGCGCTCCTGGCGCCGCCCCGATCTGAGGCGTCCGTAACCACGCAACTCCCCGAACTCCGGCCCTCGGTGGGGCGCCTGATCGGAGTGGACCTCGCCCGGGGGCTCGCGGTCTTCGGGATGTACGCGGCCCACGTCGGCCCCGATCCCTCCGAGGGCGGATCGACCGGTTTCTTCATGGAACTGGCTCACGGTCGGGCCTCGGCGCTCTTCGCCTTCCTGGCCGGCTTCTCGATCGTGCTGATCACCGGCCGCCGTACCCCCAAGACGGGCCGGGCGGGCCGCCAGGCGGTCGCCAAGGTGGTGATCCGAGCCCTCATCCTGCTGGTTCTGGGCACCGCGCTCACCCTGACCGGCACCCCGGTCGAGGTGATCCTCGCCTTCTACGGCCTGTACTTCCTGCTGGTCCTGCCGTTGTACCGGCTCGGCGCCCGACCGCTGGCGGTCATCGCCGTGAGCGGTGCGCTGATCCTGCCTCAGATCCTGTACGTGGTGCAGCAGGCCCTCAACCCCGGTGGCGGCGACGGCGGTGGTCCGGGCGGGATCTGGGCCTGGCCCACCGACGCGGACGGCATCGTCTCGCTGCTCTTCACGGGCGGCTACCCGGCCCTGGCCTGGATCCCGTTCGTCGTCGCCGGCATGGCCGTGGCCCGGCTGGACCTGGCCTCCGCCGTCGTCCGCACGCGCCTCGCGATCACCGGTGTCTCGCTGGCCGTCCTCGGCTACGGCGGCTCCTTCCTGGCCCTGCACCTCGTCCCCGGCGCCGCCTCCGCGCTCCGCGTCTCCGGCTGGGGCGAGGGAGGTTCGGTCATGTCGGCCTGGTGGTCCGACACCGCGGGCTACCCGACCGGCACCACTCCTGCCTGGCTGCTGGCGGCCTCGCCGCACTCCGAGACGACCCTCTCGGTCGTGGCCAACACCGGCGTGGCCATCGCGGTCCTGGCCGCCTGCCTCGCCGCCACCGATGCCCTCCCGCGCTTTCGCCGACTGGCCGCTCCGGTCATCGCGGTGGGCACGATGTCCCTGACCGCGTACGTCTTCCACATCGTCGCCATCCGCGCCCTGGGCATAGAGGAACTGCCGGGTTCCCCGCTGCACGTGCTGCTCGGCTTCCTCGTGTCCGTGACCGTGTTCGCGAGCCTCTGGTCCCGCCACTTCGCGCGAGGACCGCTGGAGTGGCTGCTCGGCCGGGCCACCAGGATCGCGGAGCGCGTCCGATGA
- a CDS encoding antitoxin produces the protein MFDNLKNLKDKAEELAEAHGDTISDGLEKAGDIVDDKTDGKYTDKIETGVDKAQEYVEKLGEKEA, from the coding sequence GTGTTCGACAACCTGAAGAACCTCAAGGACAAGGCCGAGGAACTCGCCGAGGCCCACGGCGACACGATCTCCGACGGACTGGAGAAGGCCGGCGACATCGTCGACGACAAGACGGACGGCAAGTACACCGACAAGATCGAGACCGGTGTGGACAAGGCGCAGGAGTACGTCGAGAAACTGGGCGAGAAGGAGGCCTGA
- a CDS encoding glycosyltransferase, producing the protein MLSIYEGFFSGGARIVHSDVVLGLHEGGQRHAVLSVNGEMYREETRQRMEDDVCYRSLTAAGVPVTSLGRTPGAPDGPEAFTGPELAATTRAVAAADVILSLKEQPLGLLNQAGLPRRPVVVCLHRSDPENQGAALDELRTAVADGRIAAGICCAESTRAAYTAAGIPPGLLHVIPNGVDLLRFRPDPYRRALLRTSLGIPERAPVIVFAARYATMKNVPLFLRAARAWLRRQPDGHVLMCGAGMTRANGCLREDIATAFGEDAPLAERLSLLGVRHDMETVYAASDVVSLTSASGEAAPLCLIEGMMCGAVPVATDVGDSASIVTGHGFLTPSDPEAIALAWSEAVARGAEFAPALALSRERFSRTRMIAAYAALIEQVRSGSSRVPLPEPF; encoded by the coding sequence GTGCTGTCGATCTATGAAGGATTCTTCTCGGGCGGGGCCCGGATCGTGCACAGTGATGTGGTGCTGGGGCTCCATGAGGGTGGCCAGCGGCATGCGGTGCTGAGTGTGAATGGCGAAATGTATCGGGAGGAGACCCGGCAGCGGATGGAGGACGACGTCTGCTACCGGTCACTGACCGCGGCGGGCGTGCCGGTCACCTCGCTGGGCCGCACCCCCGGGGCACCCGACGGCCCCGAGGCCTTCACCGGGCCGGAGCTGGCCGCCACCACGCGGGCGGTGGCCGCCGCCGACGTCATCCTGTCCCTCAAGGAGCAGCCGCTCGGCCTGCTCAACCAGGCCGGTCTGCCCCGGCGGCCCGTCGTGGTCTGTCTGCACCGCTCCGACCCCGAGAACCAGGGGGCGGCCCTGGACGAGCTACGGACAGCGGTCGCCGACGGCCGGATCGCCGCCGGGATCTGTTGCGCCGAGTCGACGCGCGCCGCGTACACCGCGGCCGGGATCCCGCCCGGCCTGCTGCACGTGATCCCGAACGGCGTGGATCTGCTGCGATTTCGCCCCGACCCGTACAGACGCGCTCTGCTGCGGACGTCGCTGGGCATCCCGGAGCGCGCGCCCGTGATCGTCTTCGCGGCACGCTACGCCACGATGAAGAACGTTCCGCTGTTCCTCCGGGCCGCCCGGGCCTGGCTGCGCCGGCAGCCCGACGGCCACGTCCTGATGTGCGGCGCGGGCATGACCCGGGCCAACGGCTGCCTGCGTGAGGACATCGCCACCGCGTTCGGCGAGGACGCCCCGCTCGCCGAACGCCTCTCGTTGCTCGGCGTACGGCATGACATGGAGACCGTCTATGCGGCCTCCGACGTGGTGTCGCTGACCTCCGCCAGCGGCGAGGCGGCACCGCTGTGCCTGATCGAGGGCATGATGTGCGGGGCCGTGCCGGTCGCCACCGATGTCGGCGACAGCGCCTCGATCGTCACCGGGCACGGCTTCCTCACCCCGTCCGACCCCGAAGCGATCGCCCTGGCCTGGTCCGAGGCGGTGGCGCGGGGCGCCGAGTTCGCACCGGCCCTGGCCCTCAGCCGCGAACGGTTCAGCCGCACCCGGATGATCGCCGCGTACGCCGCGCTCATCGAACAGGTGCGCAGCGGGTCGAGCCGGGTGCCTCTCCCGGAACCCTTCTGA
- a CDS encoding MarR family winged helix-turn-helix transcriptional regulator, whose amino-acid sequence MSATSGTNRSTEASDTGPLTVSNVMLLDTLWASMVSLYADLTSAAAAHGLTYSQAKALNVLRQGPAPMRALAGTLRCDASNMTGIIDRLEARGLVYREPSPTDRRVKNVVLSEDGAAAVSSIRDGMHGTHQALDSLSDAERTTLEGLLSRLFVTGDDRAS is encoded by the coding sequence ATGTCCGCGACATCTGGAACGAACCGCTCCACCGAGGCGTCCGACACCGGACCCCTCACCGTCTCCAACGTCATGCTTCTCGACACCCTGTGGGCGTCGATGGTCAGCCTCTACGCGGATCTCACCAGCGCCGCCGCCGCGCACGGCCTCACCTACAGCCAGGCCAAGGCGCTCAACGTACTGCGCCAGGGTCCGGCTCCGATGCGTGCCCTGGCGGGCACACTGCGCTGCGACGCCTCGAACATGACCGGGATCATCGACCGGCTGGAGGCCCGCGGTCTCGTCTACCGCGAGCCCAGTCCCACCGACCGGCGGGTCAAGAACGTCGTCCTCTCGGAGGACGGGGCGGCCGCCGTGTCGAGCATCCGCGACGGCATGCACGGCACCCACCAGGCCCTCGACTCACTCAGCGACGCCGAGCGGACCACCCTCGAAGGCCTGCTCTCGCGCCTGTTCGTCACCGGGGACGACCGGGCCTCCTGA
- a CDS encoding MFS transporter — protein MTPTDRVAPKRPTGDLSLVLVLGLAAMIVSMMQTLVVPILSIIQSDLGTTTANVSWVTTATLLSAAVFTPLLGRFGDMHGKKPTLIGVLLLMIAGSVLAATTTSLLWLIVGRVLQGAATAIFPLALSVLREEIPPAKLHGAMALVSGTLAVGSGLALVAAGLLTRGSDPDYHRVFWLAVGLAALALVGVVLRVPSSRSTTGGRTDWLGAGTLAALLVLLLLPISQGHEWGWSSARTIGLFVAAVVMAGVWVLVERKVRAPMVDMGMFAHRPVLFTNLAGLFLGFAMFSQFIGVAYLAQMPKELTGYGFGASVLRASVEYLLPTTLISLLAAQFGGILVGRIGARFTLAVGAVFGVAGFAWLTLAHDTSASIILAGLLIGVAISFGYAAMPALIVASVPHHQTGIANGLNSISRSVGSAIASAVITSLLASKTIQHLPAGAPALPAESQFTLSFAIAGVAFVLIVAVALVGLTRGAAQEYTVEKKAAATDDAAADEAVAETAAVTS, from the coding sequence GTGACACCCACAGATCGCGTGGCGCCCAAGCGCCCCACCGGCGACCTCTCACTCGTCCTGGTCCTCGGTCTCGCGGCCATGATCGTCTCGATGATGCAGACCCTCGTCGTACCGATCCTGAGCATCATCCAGAGCGACCTCGGCACCACCACCGCAAACGTCAGCTGGGTCACCACCGCGACCTTGCTGTCCGCCGCGGTCTTCACCCCGCTGCTCGGCCGGTTCGGCGACATGCACGGCAAGAAGCCCACGCTGATCGGGGTTCTGCTGCTGATGATCGCCGGTTCCGTGCTGGCGGCGACCACCACCTCGCTTTTGTGGCTGATCGTCGGCCGGGTGCTCCAGGGCGCGGCCACCGCGATCTTCCCGCTCGCCCTCTCGGTCCTGCGCGAGGAGATACCCCCGGCTAAGCTGCACGGCGCGATGGCGCTGGTGAGCGGCACGCTCGCGGTCGGCAGCGGACTCGCCCTGGTCGCGGCCGGACTGCTCACGCGGGGCTCGGACCCCGACTACCACCGGGTGTTCTGGCTCGCCGTGGGGCTCGCGGCCCTCGCCCTGGTCGGCGTCGTCCTGCGCGTCCCCTCCTCACGCTCGACGACCGGCGGCCGTACCGACTGGCTCGGCGCGGGAACGCTCGCCGCGCTGCTCGTCCTGCTCCTGCTGCCGATCTCGCAGGGACACGAGTGGGGCTGGTCCTCCGCCCGCACCATCGGCCTGTTCGTCGCCGCGGTCGTCATGGCGGGCGTCTGGGTCCTGGTCGAGCGCAAGGTCCGCGCGCCGATGGTGGACATGGGGATGTTCGCCCACCGCCCGGTGCTCTTCACGAACCTCGCCGGCCTCTTCCTCGGCTTCGCGATGTTCTCCCAGTTCATCGGCGTCGCGTACCTGGCGCAGATGCCGAAGGAACTCACCGGGTACGGATTCGGCGCCTCGGTGCTGCGTGCCTCGGTCGAGTACCTGCTGCCGACCACGCTGATCTCGCTGCTCGCCGCACAGTTCGGCGGGATCCTCGTCGGGCGGATCGGGGCGCGGTTCACCCTCGCCGTGGGCGCGGTGTTCGGTGTCGCCGGCTTCGCGTGGCTGACCCTGGCGCACGACACCTCCGCGTCGATCATCCTGGCGGGCCTGCTGATCGGTGTCGCGATCAGCTTCGGCTACGCGGCCATGCCCGCGCTCATCGTGGCGAGCGTGCCGCACCACCAGACAGGCATCGCCAACGGCCTCAACTCCATCTCCCGTTCCGTCGGCAGCGCGATCGCCAGCGCCGTGATCACCTCGCTGCTGGCCTCCAAGACCATCCAGCACCTGCCGGCCGGCGCGCCCGCGCTGCCCGCCGAGAGCCAGTTCACGCTGAGCTTCGCGATCGCCGGGGTCGCGTTCGTGCTGATCGTGGCCGTGGCGCTGGTCGGTCTGACCAGGGGTGCGGCCCAGGAGTACACGGTCGAGAAGAAGGCCGCGGCCACCGACGACGCCGCGGCGGACGAGGCTGTCGCGGAGACGGCGGCCGTCACGTCCTGA
- a CDS encoding SDR family oxidoreductase, whose product MTSIEGSVVLVTGGSRGIGRALVQALYERGASKVYATARDPRTVTHPDAVPLALEVSDPASVAAAAERAQDVTILINNAGASVNANFLDSPVEDVRREFETNFFGPLLVTRAFVPIIERNGGGHILNVHSVLSWVGLLGSYSASKAAFWSQTNSLRLDLKPRGIDVTGLHVGYVDTDMAAHVDAPKSSPEGVAAQALDGIESGAFEVLADDLTRQVKAQLAEDLGVMYPQLVA is encoded by the coding sequence ATGACATCCATCGAAGGTTCGGTCGTCCTGGTCACCGGCGGCAGCCGCGGCATCGGCCGCGCGCTCGTGCAGGCCCTCTACGAGCGCGGCGCGTCGAAGGTGTACGCCACCGCACGCGACCCGCGCACCGTCACCCACCCCGACGCGGTGCCGCTGGCGCTGGAAGTGAGCGACCCCGCGTCCGTCGCCGCGGCCGCCGAGCGCGCGCAGGACGTCACCATCCTGATCAACAACGCGGGCGCGTCCGTGAACGCGAACTTCCTGGACTCGCCCGTCGAGGACGTCCGCCGCGAGTTCGAGACGAACTTCTTCGGCCCTCTCCTCGTCACGCGCGCCTTCGTGCCGATCATCGAGCGCAACGGCGGCGGCCACATCCTCAACGTCCACTCGGTGCTGTCGTGGGTAGGGCTCCTGGGCTCCTACAGCGCCTCCAAGGCGGCCTTCTGGTCCCAGACCAACTCCCTGCGCCTCGACCTGAAGCCGCGCGGCATCGACGTCACCGGCCTGCATGTCGGTTACGTCGACACCGACATGGCCGCGCACGTGGACGCGCCGAAGTCCTCGCCCGAGGGCGTCGCGGCACAGGCCCTCGACGGCATCGAGTCCGGTGCCTTCGAGGTGCTGGCGGACGACCTCACCCGGCAGGTCAAGGCCCAGCTGGCCGAGGATCTGGGCGTGATGTACCCGCAGCTGGTCGCGTAG